A window of the Ogataea parapolymorpha DL-1 chromosome V, whole genome shotgun sequence genome harbors these coding sequences:
- a CDS encoding Serine/threonine-protein kinase ISR1, with translation MSCLGTDSITVDTTNVSTTGTTEPYYNSPTSPSSQKFDSSHVLSNILDTRPQIPKHYIGVPKTPSGTKSLTPYKLKSKSLENFVLSSAVFEIKLDRLLGKGSNSYVHLATLSTRETKNMAMQFAIKIPTAKNKVKLIEKETEFLLLLRDYRDNTWYRKYGNKPFPFVDAYGLYYLDKTHFPMLKKTDLLPCLLLKNSDTDLFRFINERRELTNAYEPAIGLKNWFCLFNFLLDVLQVLRDLEAVHCDIKTDNILVENSSNSEPTFKLIDFTSSAEIADIHEQPEMTLQFTAPELLKDQNKIPDFSTDLYSSGLVLLHAATGSAPYHGYDYDPYYLITLVKEGKVLELLTREELNRMTGNPQVQEILELILVKRCTLEELLPLHT, from the coding sequence ATGTCCTGTCTTGGAACAGACTCAATCACAGTTGATACCACGAATGTCAGCACGACGGGAACAACGGAGCCGTATTATAATTCGCCAACCTCACCTTCATCTCAGAAATTTGATAGCTCACATGTTCTTTCAAATATTCTAGATACCAGGCCGCAGATTCCAAAACATTATATCGGCGTACCAAAAACGCCATCGGGTACGAAATCCCTCACCCCATATAAATTAAAATCCAAATCGCTGGAAAACTTTGTACTCTCTTCAGCAGTCTTCGAAATCAAGCTCGATAGGCTACTTGGCAAAGGATCCAACTCATATGTGCATTTGGCTACCCTGTCAACAAGAGAAACTAAAAATATGGCTATGCAATTTGCTATCAAGATCCCCACCGCCAAAAATAAAGTCAAACTCATTGAGAAGGAGACAGAGTTTTTGCTTCTTTTAAGAGACTATAGAGACAACACATGGTACCGGAAATACGGTAATAAGCCATTTCCATTTGTCGATGCATATGGATTGTACTATCTGGACAAAACACACTTCCCCATGCTTAAGAAAACAGACTTACTCCCTTGTCTtctcttgaaaaactccgATACAGATTTATTCAGATTTATAAACGAAAGGCGCGAACTAACCAACGCATATGAACCAGCGATCGGCCTAAAAAACTGGTTTTGTTTGTTTAACTTCTTACTAGACGTGCTCCAAGTCCTGCGAGACCTCGAAGCCGTTCACTGTGATATTAAAACAGACAATATCCTGGTGGAAAATTCATCCAATTCTGAACCAACTTTCAAGCTCATTGACTTTACGTCTTCCGCTGAAATCGCGGATATTCACGAGCAGCCGGAAATGACTCTGCAATTCACTGCGCCAGAACTGCTCAAGGATCAAAACAAAATTCCAGACTTCAGCACGGACCTGTATAGTTCGGGCTTGGTTTTATTACATGCCGCTACAGGTAGCGCTCCATACCACGGTTATGATTACGACCCCTACTATCTTATCACTTTAGTGAAGGAAGGAAAAGTACTCGAACTATTAACTAGAGAGGAACTGAACAGAATGACGGGGAACCCTCAAGTGCAGgagattttggaacttATATTGGTGAAAAGGTGCACATTAGAGGAGCTTCTTCCATTACATACTTGA
- a CDS encoding Cytochrome c oxidase assembly protein COX15, with product MSLCRSQFFFVKNTSLLSVGLKGSAGKQLSRLLGKSQPTPKISVLGSSFFKTPPPSIASKIYGMKHTNGQSLFTQKRPFSTTKTIFEEAKVVKKSKWPANSNIKLGYLCMGTSVLVFAIVILGGLTRLTESGLSITEWKPVTGAIPPMSQEDWEEEFRKYQDSPEFKLLNSHITLEEFKFIFLMEWSHRLLGRIIGMVFVLPTLYFIARRQVSPPVAFKLLGICALIGLQGAIGWWMVYSGIDEKLLEERRSKPTVSQYRLTAHLAAAFLVYCTMISTGYGILRDHAIMKDPQTYLEFFQKIQSPSLKLFRRLSKGLLGLVFLTAMSGAMVAGLDAGLIYNTFPHMGDDYLPSMNELMSPVFSRLADQSDLFWRNMFENPATVQLNHRILAITTFCSVLALHMYSHRIKSIVPRHAYKWLNISMGLVSLQVALGICTLLWLVPTELAAAHQGGALALLTGILMTVCHLKKPSRTNLMLLKNFLHKAKTNSVALK from the coding sequence ATGTCCTTGTGTCGAAGTCAGTTTTTCTTTGTGAAGAACACTTCTTTACTTAGTGTGGGGCTTAAGGGCAGCGCAGGCAAGCAATTATCGCGGCTTCTAGGCAAAAGTCAGCCCACGCCAAAGATCAGTGTGTTGGGGTcaagctttttcaagaCGCCTCCTCCTTCCATTGCATCAAAGATTTACGGTATGAAACACACCAATGGACAGTCTTTGTTTACCCAAAAGAGACCGTTCAGCACCACAAAGaccatttttgaagaagcAAAAGTGGTCAAAAAATCCAAGTGGCCTGCTAATTCGAATATCAAACTGGGTTACTTGTGTATGGGAACTTCGGTTCTGGTGTTTGCAATCGTTATTCTTGGAGGACTTACAAGATTGACTGAATCCGGTTTATCGATTACTGAATGGAAACCCGTGACAGGTGCCATTCCTCCAATGTCGCAGGAGGACTGGGAAGAAGAGTTCCGCAAATACCAAGACTCTCCTGAATTCAAATTGCTGAACTCGCATATCACGCTAGAGGAATTTAAGTTTATTTTCTTGATGGAGTGGTCTCACCGCTTGTTAGGAAGAATCATTGGAATGGTGTTTGTTCTTCCAACTCTTTATTTCATAGCCCGCAGACAAGTTTCACCGCCCGTTGCATTTAAACTTCTTGGCATTTGTGCTCTAATCGGCCTTCAAGGTGCTATCGGATGGTGGATGGTGTACTCGGGAATCGATGAGAAACTTCTCGAGGAGCGCAGATCGAAACCAACTGTCTCGCAATATAGACTCACCGCCCATTTGGCTGCCGCATTTTTAGTGTATTGCACTATGATCTCCACAGGTTATGGAATTCTGAGAGACCATGCTATCATGAAAGACCCGCAAACTTACCTCGAATTCTTCCAAAAGATCCAGTCACCGTCGCTTAAACTGTTTCGCCGGCTGAGTAAAGGATTGCTCGGTTTGGTGTTTTTAACAGCCATGTCAGGAGCCATGGTTGCAGGGCTGGATGCAGGTCTAATCTACAATACGTTCCCTCACATGGGAGACGACTACCTCCCATCGATGAATGAACTTATGTCTCCTGTCTTTTCGAGACTTGCTGACCAATCTGAtttgttctggagaaatatGTTTGAAAACCCAGCTACGGTGCAATTAAATCACCGTATACTCGCCATCACTACTTTCTGTTCCGTGTTGGCTCTTCACATGTACTCTCATAGAATCAAGTCAATTGTCCCAAGGCATGCCTACAAATGGCTCAACATTTCAATGGGACTGGTCTCGCTACAGGTGGCACTTGGAATTTGTACGTTATTATGGTTAGTTCCAACTGAGCTGGCAGCAGCACACCAAGGAGGTGCTCTGGCCCTTCTCACCGGTATCTTGATGACTGTGTGCCACTTGAAGAAACCATCTAGAACAAACCTGATGTTGCTGAAGAACTTTCTCCACAAAGCGAAGACCAACAGTGTTGCTTTAAAATAA
- a CDS encoding Multisite-specific tRNA:(cytosine-C(5))-methyltransferase: MGKRKGNKNGAQAGKRENRGYWKEIERKNDQWERYYRAQSLIPEEEFDLFKTTCQQDLPLTFRITGFKKHASEISELFTTKHMPNLTNANDENSKPPFPFPWYPGKLGFQIDLPKSVVKKNPLYASTQKFLVVETEVGNISRQEAVSMIPPLFLEVQPHHYVLDMCAAPGSKTAQLIEALHSEGAHAPGFIVANDSDYKRSHMLVHQVKRLNSPNLVVVNHDAQLFPKMKLTPEGDYVKFDRILCDVPCTGDGTMRKNLTVWKDWRIGNALGLHSLQLNILMRGLQLLKKGGRLVYSTCSLSPIENEAVVSAALRKWGGKVKIVNCDNMLTGLKRRPGVSDWKVFGKDWEEKSKEDNNESLPNSVFPPSAEEVNTFNLQDCMRVYPHDQNTGGFFITVLEKVNPDEDKKDEDEEPAAKKPKLESSNEGEKKIEPVKKERLPRDANEEPFVFLDKDNVELKKCWDFYEVKDTFPKDSMLVRNGTGEPLRSIYFASPIVKNIIQTNEAKLKLIYAGVKVFVSQRAEYSQQSCPWRVQYEAMPILKDHLGSSRTFEINLDLLKILLSETFPNVNKIREDKVDPEFIEKITDFPEGCFFVRVKRGEDKEDMYLPLWKGRSNFNLMVNKHETHELLYRLFGVEN, encoded by the coding sequence ATGGGGAAAAGAAAGGGCAATAAGAACGGTGCTCAGGCCGGAAAGCGCGAGAACAGAGGTTATTGGAAGGAGATAGAGCGTAAAAATGATCAATGGGAGAGATATTATAGGGCACAGAGTCTGATCccagaggaagagtttgacCTCTTCAAAACGACCTGTCAGCAAGATCTACCGCTCACCTTCAGAATTACTGGTTTTAAGAAACATGCAAGCGAAATTTCCGAGCTTTTCACCACTAAACATATGCCAAATCTGACCAATGCAAATGATGAGAACTCCAAGCCCCCATTTCCGTTTCCTTGGTACCCTGGAAAGTTGGGTTTCCAAATAGATTTGCCTAAATCTGTcgtgaaaaaaaacccaCTGTACGCATCAACTCAGAAATTCCTTGTTGTCGAAACAGAGGTAGGTAACATCTCCAGACAGGAGGCCGTCTCGATGATTCCTCctttatttttggaggtGCAACCGCACCATTATGTGTTGGACATGTGTGCAGCTCCTGGCTCCAAGACGGCTCAACTAATTGAAGCTTTGCATAGCGAGGGAGCGCACGCGCCTGGCTTCATTGTTGCAAACGATTCGGACTACAAACGGTCTCATATGCTTGTTCATCAAGTGAAACGACTCAACTCCCCAAATCTGGTGGTTGTCAACCATGATGCCCAGTTGTTCCCCAAAATGAAGCTGACCCCAGAAGGCGATTATGTTAAATTTGACAGAATACTGTGTGATGTCCCTTGTACTGGAGATGGTACCATGAGAAAGAACTTGACTGTCTGGAAAGATTGGAGAATAGGAAACGCTCTGGGATTGCACTCACTGCAACTGAATATTCTGATGAGAGGATTACAGCTTCTCAAAAAAGGGGGTAGACTTGTTTACTCTACCTGCTCCTTGAGTCCTATCGAAAACGAAGCCgttgtttctgctgctttgcGTAAATGGGGCGGAAAAGTGAAGATTGTTAATTGTGATAACATGTTGACAGGACTCAAAAGACGTCCCGGAGTGTCAGATTGGAAAGTTTTTGGTAAGGACTGGGAAGAGAAAAGTAAAGAAGACAACAATGAAAGTCTTCCCAACAGCGTCTTCCCTCCATCTGCAGAGGAGGTTAACACTTTCAATTTGCAGGACTGTATGAGAGTGTATCCGCATGATCAAAACACAGGAGGTTTCTTTATTACTGTTTTAGAGAAAGTTAACCCAGATGAGGATAAGaaagacgaggacgaagaaCCTGCTGCGAAGAAACCCAAATTAGAGAGCAGCAACGAgggcgagaaaaaaattgagcctgtgaagaaagaaagaTTACCAAGGGACGCCAACGAAGAGCCatttgtgtttttggacaaaGACAATGTAGAGCTCAAGAAATGCTGGGACTTTTACGAGGTGAAGGATACTTTTCCAAAGGACAGCATGCTGGTCAGAAACGGCACAGGTGAGCCACTGAGGTCGATTTATTTTGCCTCTCCAATAGTGAAAAACATCATTCAAACGAACGAAGCCAAACTCAAGTTGATTTACGCAGGAGTCAAAGTTTTTGTTTCGCAAAGAGCAGAGTACTCACAACAATCATGTCCTTGGAGAGTCCAATACGAGGCTATGCCTATTTTGAAGGACCATTTGGGAAGCAGTAGAACGTTTGAGATCAATCTAGACCTTCTGAAGATTCTTTTGAGCGAAACATTCCCTAATGTGAATAAGATTAGAGAGGACAAAGTGGATCCAGAATTCATTGAAAAGATCACCGACTTTCCTGAAGGATGCTTTTTCGTGAGAGTGAAAAGAGGTGAAGATAAAGAGGATATGTATTTGCCTCTCTGGAAAGGACGCTCCAATTTCAATTTGATGGTCAACAAGCATGAGACTCATGAGCTATTGTATAGATTATTTGGCGTTGAGAATTAA
- a CDS encoding Oligosaccharide translocation protein RFT1, with translation MNMMTNPETANKLRSLKKGESVAGFDLTRAACILIAGQTLIKLMTFAMNQMLIQHVTPTGLGLCSLIEFVINTVLFISREPIRLSVQAMNTELQDYDQLLVNFSYLPLVLCAIIVGPFVYWQLGFGGLFLHSWHYQLCLVAIIASLVLEILSEPYYNANQTQLNVTKRAKIESFASFVRCVIQFSIVMNIRMKAGKDATFVVAYILAQFFYSFTIFVCYSRFRLAWPRFSSTGAFLEPSTWNYLCSLFLQQIFKQFLTEGDRFVLNQFFPIVDQGYYAIVLNYGSLMARLLFQPIEETVRMNTAKLFASNQSESSKRSSLNSNVYKVATVYIYILTLLLLFAPRNTSFLIHHAFPNMADPEKLVEVFKIYWYYLPLLSMNGILEALFNSVYTDPHHVSLYSRLMFVNSACFYLTSAFFIKRFQLGLVGLILANSINMLTRILFCAFEVKPFLSFKHQNYTKFLYFWAFCAVIVAIQNKVVAGDTVTAIQFGQNFGLGLVALAFIVMIESKNLLSSI, from the coding sequence ATGAATATGATGACCAATCCTGAGACCGCAAACAAATTGAGGTCTTTGAAAAAGGGAGAGTCTGTTGCTGGTTTTGACTTGACCCGTGCAGCCTGTATACTAATTGCAGGACAGACGTTAATCAAGCTCATGACATTCGCAATGAACCAAATGCTGATTCAACATGTCACACCCACGGGTCTAGGACTTTGCAGCCTGATCGAATTTGTGATCAACACTGTACTCTTTATCAGCAGAGAGCCGATTAGGCTATCAGTGCAGGCTATGAACACTGAATTGCAGGACTACGACCAACTCTTGGTGAACTTTTCCTACTTGCCGTTGGTTTTGTGTGCTATTATTGTTGGTCCCTTTGTCTACTGGCAACTGGGTTTTGGTGGCCTATTTCTGCACTCGTGGCACTACCAGCTCTGTCTAGTTGCTATCATAGCTTCTTTGGTGTTGGAGATCCTCAGCGAGCCTTACTACAATGCTAACCAGACACAATTGAATGTTACAAAAAGAGCGAAAATCGAAAGTTTTGCCTCCTTTGTCAGATGTGTGATTCAGTTTTCCATCGTGATGAACATTCGCATGAAAGCCGGGAAAGACGCCACTTTCGTGGTTGCTTACATCCTTGCACAATTCTTTTACTCGTTCACTATTTTTGTATGCTATTCAAGATTCAGGCTCGCTTGGCCTCGTTTCTCGTCTACAGGTGCCTTCCTCGAGCCATCCACATGGAATTATCTATGCTcgctttttcttcagcaaatATTCAAACAATTCCTCACTGAGGGAGACAGATTTGTGCTCAATCAATTCTTTCCAATTGTTGATCAGGGATACTACGCTATCGTTCTCAACTATGGATCATTAATGGCACGATTGTTGTTCCAGCCAATTGAGGAAACCGTTAGAATGAACACAGCAAAACTTTTTGCCTCAAACCAGTCAGAATCATCCAAGCGGTCAAGCCTTAACAGCAACGTTTACAAAGTGGCAACCGTTTACATCTACATATTGACTTTGCTACTTTTATTCGCACCTCGAAATACCTCATTCCTCATCCATCATGCATTTCCAAACATGGCAGACCCTGAAAAGCTTGTCGaggttttcaaaatctACTGGTATTACCTCCCTCTACTATCCATGAATGGTATACTCGAAGCGCTCTTCAACTCTGTCTATACAGATCCGCATCACGTGAGTCTGTACTCGCGACTAATGTTTGTCAATTCCGCGTGTTTCTATCTGACGTCCGCCTTCTTCATCAAACGGTTTCAGCTCGGACTTGTAGGTCTGATTTTGGCGAACTCTATCAACATGCTTACTCGGATTCTATTCTGCGCGTTTGAAGTCAAACCTTTCCTCAGCTTCAAACACCAAAATTACACCAAATTCCTTTACTTCTGGGCATTTTGTGCTGTAATAGTCGCCATTCAAAACAAAGTCGTTGCAGGAGATACGGTCACTGCGATCCAGTTCGGTCAGAATTTTGGACTTGGGCTTGTTGCCTTGGCCTTTATCGTTATGATCGAAAGCAAAAATTTATTATCTAGCATATGA
- a CDS encoding Subunit of the heme-activated, glucose-repressed Hap2p/3p/4p/5p CCAAT-binding complex, producing MSSQDFELREQDRWLPIANVARLMKNTLPATAKVSKDAKECMQECVSEFISFITSEASDKCLMEKRKTINGEDILYSMTNLGFENYSEVLKIYLAKYREQQALKQERGEIKRKKVSKKNGSMGEMVDQDDDVEEDGDNSVKKDEDDYLEYPVDDSESKEQQKSQFEENEYMQQLYEQDYGDHSHYPHNPQYHNTHEDDHDIGVSPLKNARSAEIGSSAVSKHSDHAKLEGTEKVIATTDDATLSLNLNDNVPEAVSESEELASLANGHHGENVLYRYQGGF from the coding sequence ATGTCGTCGCAAGATTTCGAACTTCGCGAGCAGGACAGATGGCTTCCAATTGCCAACGTTGCGCGATTAATGAAGAATACATTGCCAGCTACGGCAAAGGTGTCGAAAGATGCGAAAGAGTGTATGCAGGAGTGTGTCTCTGAATTCATTTCCTTCATCACCAGTGAGGCCAGCGACAAGTGTTTGATGGAAAAGCGCAAGACTATCAATGGAGAGGATATTCTGTATTCGATGACGAATCTGGGTTTTGAAAATTACAGCGAAGTGCTCAAGATTTATTTGGCAAAGTATAGAGAACAGCAAGCGCTCAAACAGGAACGCGGAGAAATCAAAAGGAAGAAAgtgagcaagaaaaacGGTTCGATGGGTGAGATGGTTGaccaggacgacgacgtggaaGAGGATGGGGACAACAGCGTCaaaaaggacgaggatgacTATCTGGAGTACCCCGTTGACGACTCAGAGAGCAAAGAGCAACAGAAATCGCAGTTCGAAGAAAACGAGTATATGCAGCAGCTGTACGAGCAGGATTACGGAGATCACTCACACTACCCTCATAACCCTCAATACCATAACACACATGAAGACGATCATGACATAGGAGTTTCACCGCTGAAAAATGCTCGGTCGGCAGAAATCGGTTCTTCCGCCGTTTCAAAACACAGTGATCATGCCAAACTCGAAGGTACAGAGAAGGTGATTGCTACCACAGACGACGCCACTTTgtctttgaacttgaacgaCAATGTGCCTGAAGCAGTTTCTGAGAGCGAGGAGCTGGCGTCTTTAGCGAACGGCCATCACGGTGAAAATGTTCTGTATCGCTACCAAGGAGGCTTCTAA
- a CDS encoding Iron transport multicopper oxidase FET3 produces MQKDEIVEIVLNNQDTGKHPFHLHGHAFQVFERGPAYPDNAPESYNESAPYTPPEYPMRRDVIYVNPNSHFVIRFKADNPGVWYFHCHIEWHLTQGLALVLVEDPLGIQANETLTDNWKHVCENVNVAYTGNAAGNDKDLFDLTGQNVQVKALPAGFTARGIVALVFSCVSGILGCVVIFWYGMADIPDMEKRVLADLNIDERAFLAAEDDDETASADAMGSTINALSKQGTAHEITTSH; encoded by the coding sequence TTGCAAAAGGACGAAATTGTTGAAATTGTGCTCAACAACCAGGATACCGGTAAGCATCCGTTCCACTTGCACGGTCACGCGTTCCAGGTTTTCGAGAGAGGTCCAGCGTACCCGGACAATGCTCCTGAGTCTTACAACGAATCTGCTCCATATACTCCTCCTGAGTACCCAATGAGAAGAGACGTTATCTACGTGAATCCAAACTCTCACTTTGTGATCAGATTCAAGGCCGACAATCCAGGTGTCTGGTATTTCCACTGCCACATCGAATGGCACTTGACCCAAGGTCTGGCTCTCGTTTTGGTGGAGGATCCTCTCGGAATCCAAGCCAACGAGACTTTGACCGACAACTGGAAGCACGTTTGCGAAAACGTCAACGTGGCCTACACCGGTAATGCTGCTGGCAACGACAAGGATCTCTTCGACTTGACCGGTCAGAACGTCCAGGTCAAGGCTCTTCCTGCTGGTTTCACTGCCAGGGGTATTGTTGCCCTGGTCTTTTCCTGTGTCAGTGGTATTTTGGGCTGTGTTGTCATTTTCTGGTACGGTATGGCTGATATTCCAGACATGGAGAAAAGAGTGCTTGCTGACCTTAATATTGACGAAAGGGCCTTTCTGGCTGCGGAGGACGATGACGAAACCGCGTCTGCTGACGCTATGGGTTCTACCATCAATGCCCTTTCCAAACAAGGAACTGCCCATGAGATTACTACTTCTCATTAG
- a CDS encoding aconitate hydratase 2: MLVSRPSVRHSRRLSRHLATTLGQIKAPAGFESRTPPYEKLINKLFKVKHILNNQPLTLAEKILYAHLVEPEELSGSTSSRDIRGNKYLKLNPDRVAMQDASAQMALLQFMTCGMASTAVPASIHCDHLIVGKEGADIDLKSAIATNQEVFDFLQSCGEKYGIQFWGPGSGIIHQIVLENFSVPGLMMLGTDSHTPNAGGLGAIAIGVGGADAVDALTGTPWELKAPKVLGVKLTGRMNGWTSPKDVITHLAGILTVRGGTGYIVEYFGEGVESLSCTGMATICNMGAEIGATTSTFPMQEAHVRYLYATNRGPIADLAKSVNQNYQYMTADPGCEYDQIIEIDLSTLEPSVNGPFTPDLSTPISKLKETTKENEWPETISAGLIGSCTNSSYQDMSRAASIIRQAAKAGLKPKIPFFVTPGSEQIRATIERDGLISTFEENGAIVLANACGPCIGQWDRGEAAPKDTNVIFTSFNRNFRARNDGNRNTMNFLTSPDIVTAMIYSGDMNFNPMKDSIKLENGETFKFAPPHGEELPSEGFVAGRKEFYPPLEPKPQPEVAVNVSPESDRLQLLEPFEPWDGKELQTRVLIKVEGKCTTDHISAAGVWLKYKGHLENISYNTLIGAQNKETGEVNVAYDFDGKPFGIPELMMKWKAENVPWCVVAEHNYGEGSAREHAALSPRFLGGKIILVKSFARIHETNLKKQGMLPLTFADENDYDRISSTDLLTTVGLPELVAKGGNNGGILKVKVTKRNGEEFVIDCKHTMSEDQVEFFKAGSAINYIGEQKKLN; this comes from the coding sequence ATGTTAGTTTCGAGACCCAGCGTTCGCCATAGTAGAAGGCTGAGCCGTCATCTGGCAACCACGTTGGGCCAGATCAAGGCTCCAGCCGGATTCGAGTCTAGAACTCCCCCATACGAAAAATTAATCAATAAACTATTCAAGGTCAAACATATTTTGAACAACCAGCCGCTCACCttggcagaaaaaatcCTGTACGCGCACCTGGTCGAGCCAGAAGAGCTTTCTGGATCGACTTCGTCCAGAGACATTCGTGGAAACAAGTACCTAAAGCTGAACCCTGATAGAGTCGCCATGCAGGACGCTTCTGCTCAGATGGCGCTTTTGCAGTTCATGACCTGTGGAATGGCCTCCACCGCCGTTCCTGCGTCCATCCACTGTGACCACTTGATTGTGGGCAAAGAGGGAGCCGACATCGATCTCAAGTCCGCCATAGCCACCAACCAGGAAGTTTTCGACTTTTTGCAGAGCTgtggtgaaaaatacggAATCCAGTTCTGGGGGCCAGGATCGGGCATCATCCACCAGATCGTGCTGGAGAACTTTTCTGTTCCCGGTCTGATGATGCTTGGAACCGACTCGCACACCCCTAATGCTGGTGGTTTGGGAGCCATTGCCATTGGTGTTGGAGGAGCCGATGCTGTGGACGCTCTGACTGGAACTCCATGGGAACTCAAGGCCCCAAAGGTGCTGGGTGTTAAGTTGACGGGACGGATGAACGGCTGGACCTCTCCAAAGGACGTTATCACCCATTTGGCTGGCATACTGACCGTCAGGGGAGGAACAGGCTATATTGTTGAATATTTCGGCGAAGGTGTCGAAAGCTTGAGCTGTACCGGTATGGCCACTATTTGTAACATGGGTGCTGAGATCGGAGCCACGACGTCGACCTTCCCAATGCAGGAGGCCCATGTCAGATACCTGTATGCCACGAACAGGGGCCCAATTGCAGACTTGGCCAAGTCTGTGAACCAGAACTACCAGTACATGACTGCTGATCCAGGCTGTGAATATGACCAAATAATCGAGATCGACCTCAGCACGCTGGAGCCCAGCGTGAACGGGCCGTTCACTCCAGATTTGTCTACGCCGATCTcaaagctcaaggagaccaccaaggagaacgagtGGCCAGAAACCATTAGTGCCGGTTTGATTGGCTCGTGCACAAACTCGTCTTACCAAGACATGTCGCGTGCTGCTTCGATCATCAGACAGGCGGCCAAGGCGGGCTTGAAGCCTAAGATTCCGTTCTTTGTGACCCCAGGGTCTGAGCAGATCCGTGCTACTATCGAGAGAGACGGTCTAATCAGCACGTTCGAGGAGAACGGCGCAATAGTGCTGGCCAACGCGTGCGGTCCTTGTATTGGCCAATGGGACAGAGGAGAGGCCGCTCCGAAGGATACCAATGTGATTTTCACCTCATTCAACAGAAACTTCCGTGCGAGAAACGACGGCAACAGAAACACCATGAATTTCCTCACGTCGCCGGATATTGTCACAGCCATGATTTACTCTGGAGACATGAACTTCAATCCTATGAAGGACAGCATCAAGCTCGAGAACGGCGAGACGTTCAAGTTCGCTCCTCCTCACGGAGAAGAGCTCCCGTCCGAGGGATTTGTCGCTGGAAGAAAAGAGTTCTATCCTCCGTTGGAGCCCAAGCCCCAGCCAGAGGTGGCGGTCAACGTTTCGCCCGAATCCGATAGActgcagcttctggaaCCGTTTGAGCCGTGGGACGGCAAGGAACTGCAGACCAGAGTGCTGATCAAGGTGGAAGGCAAGTGCACGACAGATCACATCTCTGCCGCTGGTGTGTGGCTCAAGTACAAGGGCCATCTGGAGAATATCTCGTACAACACTCTGATCGGCGCCCAGAACAAGGAAACCGGCGAGGTGAACGTTGCCTACGACTTCGACGGCAAGCCGTTCGGTATTCCAGAGCTCATGATGAAGTGGAAGGCCGAGAACGTCCCTTGGTGTGTGGTTGCGGAGCACAACTACGGAGAAGGGTCTGCCAGAGAGCACGCTGCGCTGTCTCCACGATTCCTTGGAGGAAAGATCATTTTGGTCAAGTCGTTTGCGAGAATTCACGAGACCAACCTCAAGAAACAGGGAATGCTGCCGTTGACGTTTGCGGACGAGAACGACTACGACAGAATCAGCTCGACCGACCTGCTCACCACCGTCGGCCTGCCTGAGCTGGTCGCCAAGGGCGGCAACAACGGCGGCATTCTGAAGGTCAAGGTGACAAAACGCAATGGagaggagtttgtgatcgACTGCAAACACACCATGAGTGAGGACCAGgtggaatttttcaaagctggCTCTGCTATTAATTACATCggtgagcaaaaaaaactgAATTAA